In Mytilus edulis chromosome 6, xbMytEdul2.2, whole genome shotgun sequence, the following proteins share a genomic window:
- the LOC139528547 gene encoding uncharacterized protein, translating to MDIVRSYSLPCIPPKEDSSKDKIPVINDENTLTYDSKPIYISPDKLKKKIKNRILQFRIKNDYVNNEKLRRFEKANEVKAFTASFVAQDQEIGKLFLVDRKVQKPPTPSPLKTDIRPSSIRSEFNKQRPLKLPPPQLPPIYKIKPTVIKSRDYDIEPDIFMHNPTLEERLEEIEDCRYLRRFKEK from the coding sequence ATGGATATCGTAAGGAGTTATAGTCTGCCGTGTATCCCACCAAAGGAGGATAGTTCAAAAGACAAAATTCCAGTTATTAATGATGAAAATACGTTAACTTATGATTCAAAACCTATATACATTTCACCTGATAAACtaaagaagaaaattaaaaaccgaATTCTGCAGTTCAGAATTAAAAATGATTATGTGAACAACGAGAAGCTTCGACGTTTTGAGAAGGCTAACGAAGTGAAGGCTTTCACAGCATCGTTTGTTGCGCAGGATCAGGAGATTGGAAAGTTATTTTTGGTCGACAGAAAGGTCCAGAAACCGCCAACACCAAGTCCTCTAAAAACAGACATTCGACCGAGCAGTATTCGAAGTGAATTTAATAAACAGAGACCGTTAAAACTACCTCCGCCACAGCTACCTcctatttacaaaattaaaccaACCGTCATCAAATCACGTGACTATGATATTGAACCCGATATATTCATGCACAATCCTACCTTGGAAGAAAGACTGGAGGAAATTGAAGACTGTCGGTATTTAAGACGGTTTAAAGAAAAGTAA